The Plectropomus leopardus isolate mb chromosome 2, YSFRI_Pleo_2.0, whole genome shotgun sequence genome has a window encoding:
- the sdc4 gene encoding LOW QUALITY PROTEIN: syndecan-4 (The sequence of the model RefSeq protein was modified relative to this genomic sequence to represent the inferred CDS: deleted 2 bases in 1 codon): MLNLCLVLILSASVFSESVRETETWMPMKTTQTVAMSTHHDHLESSGDSSNGSDFGFTDDEDDKKDQYDQDDDDYYDDTLYDDEDEYDEFSGSGDGATTASPGKESKPSVKPDVNDNKIPELDRPVQPTVNEVSIVRNSNEIPELRNEPEPSEEHPSNVLMSHASDDSIFNKTEVLAALIAGSAVGLMFAVLLILLLIYRMKKKDEGSYDLGKKPIYKKAPTTEIYA; encoded by the exons GTGAGGGAGACGGAGACCTGGATGCCCATGAAGACAACACAGACGGTCGCCATGTCAACACACCATGACCACCTGGAGTCATCGGGAGACTCCTCCAACGGCTCCGACTTCGGCTTCACGGACGACGAAGACGACAAAAAAGACCAATACGACCAGGACGACGACGATTACTACGACGACACGCTGTACGATGACGAGGACGAGTACGACGAGTTCTCTGGATCTGGTGACGGAG CAACAACTGCGTCACCTGGAAAAGAGTCCAAGCCGTCAGTGAAG CCTGACGTGAACGACAACAAGATCCCGGAGTTGGACCGTCCGGTGCAGCCGACCGTCAACGAGGTGAGCATCGTCCGGAACAGCAACGAAATCCCGGAACTGAGGAACGAGCCGGAGCCCAGCGAGGAGCAC CCGTCCAACGTCCTCATGTCCCACGCCAGCGACGACAGCATCTTTAACAAGACGGAGGTCCTCGCAG ctctgatcGCGGGCAGCGCCGTCGGCCTGATGTTCGCcgtcctcctcatcctcctcctcatctacCGCATGAAGAAGAAGGACGAGGGCAGCTACGACTTGGGGAAGAAGCCCATCTATAAGAAAGCCCCGACCACTGAGATCTACGCGTAG
- the oser1 gene encoding oxidative stress-responsive serine-rich protein 1: MEAGGKDCEEETLQTAFKKLRVDAESVPGAVSVSEVLAPRVASRACLDTSGAKPKLGCPKDNWHGCMRKTSRGASRSQRRRRSKSPILHPPKFTYCSTAAAAALSPSSGCLKHQRLAVPDSVEPRPAVDGLTASSAAAPAQKELSSSAGSPLVFGSCSGYETASLQEIPSVVTTSSRRDGEGGGESSKEGDPEKSACEGAESGAAPISGPADAADFRALSELHSSAAGPNVPRCSCAWRKSSDSAAAESRQAAESQCQCQSLHQSWQGVEVYSFTGLRNVISECERSPPSRGDAPRTLSASSNAAAASPPSSLSSGSPRSCSEQARAYVDDITIEDLSGYMEYYLYIPKKMSHMAEMMYT, translated from the exons ATGGAGGCAGGAGGGAAGGACTGTGAGGAGGAAACACTGCAGACGGCGTTCAAGAAGCTCAGGGTCGATGCTGAgag TGTACCCGGAGCTGTGAGCGTCTCGGAGGTGTTGGCTCCCAGAGTGGCGTCCCGTGCGTGTCTTGACACCAGCGGAGCGAAGCCCAAACTCGGCTGCCCGAAGGACAACTGGCACGG CTGCATGAGGAAAACTTCTCGAGGAGCATCCAGAAGCCAGCGCCGTCGCAGGTCCAAGTCCCCCATCCTCCACCCGCCGAAGTTCACCTACTGCAGCACTGCCGCGGCCGCCGCACTGTCGCCCTCCAGCGGCTGCCTGAAGCACCAGCGCCTGGCCGTGCCCGACTCTGTGGAGCCTCGCCCCGCGGTCGATGGATTAACAGCCTCCTCTGCAGCCGCCCCGGCCCAGAAAGAGCTCTCCTCCTCGGCCGGCTCCCCTCTGGTGTTTGGATCTTGTTCTGGGTACGAGACGGCGTCCTTACAGGAGATCCCCTCTGTTGTTACGACATCATCCAGGCGAGACGGAGAAGGCGGCGGAGAGTCGAGCAAGGAGGGCGACCCGGAGAAAAGTGCCTGCGAGGGAGCAGAGTCCGGAGCAGCTCCGATATCCGGACCTGCAGACGCCGCTGACTTCCGAGCTTTGTCGGAGCTCCACAGCTCCGCGGCGGGCCCCAACGTCCCCCGCTGCTCCTGTGCCTGGAGGAAAAGTTCAGACTCGGCGGCGGCGGAGAGCCGGCAGGCGGCCGAGTCTCAGTGCCAGTGTCAGAGCCTCCATCAGAGCTGGCAGGGCGTGGAGGTGTACTCCTTCACGGGGCTCCGCAACGTCATTTCCGAGTGTGAGAGGAGCCCGCCGAGCCGCGGCGACGCCCCCAGAACTCTGAGCGCCAGCAGTAATGCCGCCGCAGCTTCGCCACCTTCGTCGTTGTCGTCGGGCTCCCCTCGCTCGTGTTCGGAGCAGGCGCGGGCCTACGTGGACGACATCACAATAGAGGACCTTTCTGGCTACATGGAGTATTATCTCTACATCCCCAAGAAGATGTCACACATGGCCGAGATGATGTACACTTAA